The genomic interval attattattattattattattattattattataaataatgataataataataattataataataataataataataataataataataataataaaataaaataataataataattcaacacGCAAATGTCTCATCAAAGTATCTATCTATTTAATtcaactatgtcaaataataaactATAAATATAGTACTTGCTAAGACATTTTTTACACACATTGATTCACTATTTCAAACTTCAATGTTCtactttatttacataattttatacgaATTGGCTTTTAATACAAGTCATTGCCATCGTCACCGAAATCGTGATTGTAATTACTATCTTCGTGCCACGCCATTCTTTCGTGACCAACGTTATGTTCTTCACACATCGCATCGTCATTGTTGACGTCATCAGCGACGTCATCATTGTCGACGTCACTCTCAACGTCATTATTGAAGTCGTCCGCGACGCCACTCTCGACGTCCGTAACGACATTACAATTGCCGTCACGCTCTACGACAGCGTTGACGCCATCCACGACGTGACGTCCGACGCCCACATCTTCACACCCCGTGACGTCATTAGTGACGTCACAATCAACGACACCGGCCGTGGTTGAGTCAACGAAGTCAGCAGCGTTAGCGCATGTAGCTCCGATTATTCGCTTACGCTGCTTTCGTTTGTCTACCACAGAATAAAGCTGACCAAACGAAGCGGTCGTGGATTTCATGACGTCGCCGCCGTTTTCCGACGAGATTATCTGCGACGCAACCATTCCTGAGCTACTCGGCGTCGGCGTCAAAGTATCGGTGACGTCAGCGTAGTCGTTCAACAAATTACGCAACTTGGAATAGTCGTCGTTTAGCGGTTTCTCCGTTTCTCCGCTGATTACGTCGATGGATAACTTCGCGTAAGCTCTCGCCAGATCGTACGGATTTATTGGCGTTGACGATAACATGCTGATGGATCGTCGATGAAGCGACCGAGATTTCTCGACCTCTTTTATCGCGTACTTCGTTTGCGCCGCTTTGGCTAACCTATGTCGTACGAGAAACACGATGAGACAAACGCAGACGACAACAGCGACAACGCATGGTACGGTAATTTCAATAACCAAAATCAACGAATTATCGTTGTCGTCATTCTCCTTCGCTTGGGCTGTTGTCGATGGGAAAGTCGGCGGCGACGTGGGAAACTCGTGGAAAACACGTAACGTCAAAGGGACGCTGGCGTTCCTCTTCCGCTCGGACGATTCCGTTGCCTGAAATGCACAAGTTAATAAATTAGAGCAAAATCACTTTAGATATATTACTACTGCTACATCAACTACTGGTATACTGCCTCGATTGCTAATGATGCTAATGATgctaattataatgatgatgatgatgataatgatgatgatgatgatgatgatgatgttggcgatgatgaggaggaggaggagtcgGAGGAGTCGGAAtcggtggaggaggaggaggaggaggatataCAGGATAATGGAGACTATAGTTGCGGAATATATATGGGCGCAGAATAAATAAAAATAGCTTCAACTCAATTTAGACACCACTAATTCCTCTGAAGTTCTAACATCTGAATTACCAAGATTATCTTAATTTTATATTGCAATAAAGTTTGCATTGATGACGTTATAAGACAAAGTAcataattgagccgcgctctgggaaaacggggtttaaggactgcgcagtccgcacaggctattaaaGGGCGAGACGGCTCTTATGGGATTATCGTTTAAAGATATtctcttctaaactaaaatccagtctaggtgacaagtgtcatccctgataagcccgtgcggactgcgaCACTTGGCGCATATTGCTCACATGAAACACCAATATCGCAAGTCAGATGATCACAATAAATGTTGTGTACCAgttattgataattttaatattattctatatcaaataaattcatccaatgggcattcttcatatgtactacgtgaccgtccaatatattccggtattggatccaataAGTCTGTACTTGTTCAATATTGGACAGTTGAGAAGTAGTGCACtatgcaattgttttataatatagtaaa from Dreissena polymorpha isolate Duluth1 chromosome 1, UMN_Dpol_1.0, whole genome shotgun sequence carries:
- the LOC127864457 gene encoding uncharacterized protein LOC127864457 isoform X1, whose protein sequence is MTSGEILMLTFNIMATESSERKRNASVPLTLRVFHEFPTSPPTFPSTTAQAKENDDNDNSLILVIEITVPCVVAVVVCVCLIVFLVRHRLAKAAQTKYAIKEVEKSRSLHRRSISMLSSTPINPYDLARAYAKLSIDVISGETEKPLNDDYSKLRNLLNDYADVTDTLTPTPSSSGMVASQIISSENGGDVMKSTTASFGQLYSVVDKRKQRKRIIGATCANAADFVDSTTAGVVDCDVTNDVTGCEDVGVGRHVVDGVNAVVERDGNCNVVTDVESGVADDFNNDVESDVDNDDVADDVNNDDAMCEEHNVGHERMAWHEDSNYNHDFGDDGNDLY